Proteins co-encoded in one Streptomyces sp. JH34 genomic window:
- a CDS encoding IclR family transcriptional regulator, whose amino-acid sequence MSVGESGGAQVKSAVRTVELLEYFAGRPGMHSLAAVQEAVGYPKSSLYMLLRTLVELGWVETDATGTRYGIGVRALLVGTSYIDGDEVVAAARPTLDRLSDDTTETIHLARLDGTNVVYLATRQSQHYLRPFTRVGRRLPAHSTSLGKALLATHSDEQVRAMLPETLPALTEHTLTDREELIEELHVIREQGYAVDREENTLGLRCFGVAIPYRTPSRDAISCSVPVARLTPAHEQMVKDALFDARDRLTLATRRL is encoded by the coding sequence ATGTCGGTTGGCGAGTCCGGTGGGGCACAGGTCAAGTCCGCTGTAAGGACGGTGGAGCTCCTCGAATACTTCGCGGGGCGCCCCGGCATGCACTCGCTGGCCGCCGTGCAGGAGGCCGTCGGCTACCCGAAGTCCAGCCTCTACATGCTGCTGCGCACCCTGGTGGAGCTCGGCTGGGTGGAGACCGACGCCACGGGCACGCGCTACGGGATCGGCGTGCGGGCCCTGCTCGTCGGCACCTCGTACATCGACGGCGACGAGGTCGTCGCCGCCGCCCGGCCCACTCTGGACCGGCTCTCCGACGACACCACGGAGACCATCCACCTGGCCCGGCTCGACGGGACGAACGTGGTGTACCTCGCCACCCGGCAGTCCCAGCACTACCTGCGCCCCTTCACCCGCGTCGGCCGCCGGCTGCCCGCGCACTCGACCTCGCTCGGCAAGGCGCTGCTGGCGACCCACAGCGACGAACAGGTCCGCGCGATGCTGCCCGAGACCCTCCCGGCGCTGACGGAGCACACCCTCACCGACCGCGAGGAGCTCATCGAGGAGCTGCACGTCATCCGCGAGCAGGGGTACGCCGTGGACCGCGAGGAGAACACCCTCGGGCTGCGCTGCTTCGGGGTCGCGATCCCGTACCGCACCCCCTCGCGCGACGCGATCAGCTGCTCGGTGCCGGTCGCCCGGCTCACGCCGGCTCACGAGCAGATGGTCAAGGACGCCCTGTTCGACGCCCGTGACCGGCTCACGCTCGCCACCCGCAGGCTCTGA
- a CDS encoding aldehyde dehydrogenase (NADP(+)) — MAAAPVWSVDPRTGNPREQVAVEATAEEVDRAVRAAHAVRGALADRTVRAAFLRTAADLLAEARDHVIEAADAETALGPARLTGELARTAAQLRAFAEVVDEGAYLDIHIDHEDGSRTPPWPDLRRYKIPLGVVAVYAASNFPLAFSVPGGDTASALAAGCPVVVKAHPDHPATSEICASLLRRAAARHGLPEDVLTVVHGFEAGVELVKHPLVSAAGFTGSVRGGRALFDAAAARPTPIPFHGELGSLNPVVVTEAAAAERGEQIGSGLGGSMTMGAGQFCTKPGFVFAPSGEAGDQLLKSLTETVSGTGAGVMLDHRMRDAFVHGVAERAALPDVEAPVTPGAGGEHTVSAGFLTVPARRLAQEGPHDALLEECFGPVTVVARYDSADEVTAVLSRLPGNLTATLHIATEEADGSAAGLLAELTPVAGRVLVNGWPTGVAVAPAQHHGGPYPATTSTSTSVGATAIERWLRPVSYQSTPEALLPAELREDNPQNLPRRVDGRPV; from the coding sequence GTGGCAGCAGCACCAGTCTGGAGCGTCGACCCCCGAACGGGGAACCCGCGTGAGCAGGTTGCGGTGGAGGCTACAGCGGAGGAGGTCGACCGTGCGGTCCGGGCGGCGCACGCCGTCCGCGGGGCGCTGGCCGACCGCACCGTGCGCGCCGCGTTCCTCCGCACCGCGGCCGACCTGCTCGCCGAGGCCCGGGACCACGTCATCGAGGCCGCCGACGCGGAGACCGCGCTCGGCCCCGCCCGGCTCACCGGTGAGCTCGCCCGCACGGCCGCCCAGCTGCGGGCCTTCGCGGAGGTCGTCGACGAGGGCGCCTACCTCGACATCCACATCGACCACGAGGACGGCAGCCGGACCCCGCCCTGGCCGGACCTGCGCCGCTACAAGATCCCCCTCGGCGTCGTCGCCGTCTACGCCGCCAGCAACTTCCCGCTCGCGTTCTCCGTCCCCGGCGGCGACACCGCGAGCGCGCTGGCCGCGGGCTGCCCGGTCGTCGTCAAGGCGCACCCCGACCACCCCGCGACCTCGGAGATCTGCGCCTCGCTCCTGCGCAGGGCCGCTGCCCGGCACGGGCTGCCCGAGGACGTCCTGACCGTGGTCCACGGCTTCGAGGCGGGTGTCGAGCTGGTGAAGCACCCGCTCGTCTCCGCCGCCGGATTCACCGGCTCGGTCCGCGGCGGCCGCGCCCTGTTCGACGCGGCGGCAGCCCGGCCCACGCCGATCCCCTTCCACGGTGAGCTCGGTTCGCTCAACCCCGTCGTCGTCACCGAGGCGGCCGCCGCCGAACGCGGCGAGCAGATCGGTTCCGGGCTCGGCGGCTCGATGACCATGGGCGCGGGGCAGTTCTGCACCAAGCCGGGCTTCGTGTTCGCCCCCTCCGGCGAGGCGGGCGACCAGCTGCTGAAGTCGCTCACCGAGACGGTGAGCGGCACGGGCGCCGGGGTCATGCTCGACCACCGGATGCGTGACGCCTTCGTCCACGGAGTGGCCGAACGGGCGGCGCTCCCCGACGTGGAGGCCCCCGTCACCCCCGGTGCGGGCGGCGAGCACACGGTCTCCGCGGGCTTCCTCACGGTGCCGGCCCGGCGGCTGGCCCAGGAGGGGCCGCACGACGCGCTCCTGGAGGAGTGCTTCGGCCCGGTCACCGTCGTGGCCCGCTACGACTCCGCCGACGAGGTCACCGCCGTGCTCTCCCGCCTGCCCGGGAACCTCACCGCCACCCTCCACATCGCCACGGAGGAGGCCGACGGCAGCGCCGCCGGACTGCTGGCCGAACTCACCCCGGTGGCCGGACGCGTCCTGGTCAACGGCTGGCCGACCGGCGTCGCCGTCGCTCCCGCCCAGCACCACGGCGGCCCCTACCCGGCCACCACGTCCACCTCCACCTCGGTCGGTGCCACCGCGATCGAGCGCTGGCTGCGTCCCGTCAGCTACCAGTCGACGCCCGAGGCGCTGCTGCCGGCGGAGCTCCGCGAGGACAACCCGCAGAACCTGCCGCGCCGGGTCGACGGGCGCCCGGTATGA
- a CDS encoding DUF1349 domain-containing protein, producing MTALRIDELPFPLEPLGPEGGWVYEDGALRGTAGPKQDRFVPPGGDAQEPASDAPRLLGAAPEGDFQLIARVKVGFAAAFDAGVLYLHVGEREWAKLCLELSPERPTVCTVVTRGQSDDVNSAVVEGDSCWLRISRTGGAFAFHASADGERWTFVRVFTLGTEEERAAARIGFLVQSPTGEGCTASFDRIAFRPSAPGDLRDGS from the coding sequence ATGACGGCGCTGCGGATCGACGAGCTCCCCTTCCCCCTGGAGCCCCTCGGGCCCGAGGGCGGATGGGTGTACGAGGACGGCGCGCTGAGAGGCACGGCGGGCCCGAAGCAGGACCGTTTCGTCCCGCCGGGGGGCGACGCGCAGGAGCCCGCCTCCGACGCGCCGCGTCTGCTGGGCGCGGCGCCCGAGGGCGACTTCCAGCTGATCGCACGGGTGAAGGTCGGCTTCGCCGCCGCCTTCGACGCGGGGGTGCTCTACCTCCATGTCGGCGAGCGGGAGTGGGCGAAACTCTGCCTGGAGCTCTCCCCCGAACGCCCGACCGTCTGCACCGTGGTCACTCGCGGGCAGTCCGACGACGTGAACTCGGCCGTGGTGGAGGGGGACAGCTGCTGGCTGCGGATCAGCCGCACCGGCGGTGCCTTCGCCTTCCACGCCTCGGCGGACGGCGAACGATGGACGTTCGTCCGCGTGTTCACCCTCGGCACGGAGGAGGAGCGGGCGGCCGCCCGTATCGGCTTCCTCGTCCAGTCGCCGACGGGCGAGGGCTGCACGGCCTCGTTCGACCGGATCGCCTTCCGGCCCTCTGCGCCCGGTGACCTGCGCGACGGCAGCTGA
- a CDS encoding protein kinase codes for MQPLTDSDPARISRYRLAGRLGAGGMGSVYLGSTPGGRPVAIKVIGDQFQYEEQALERFRREVGTLRTMRSAYSASLIDSGLDAPPYWFATEYVPGRTLHSAVRASGALPAQLCLGLMAALAEGLSDIHVHGILHRDVKPQNIILSPVGPQLIDFGIARETGQAALTQVGHTAGSPGFTSPEALQGEEVGVAADVFALGATLAFAATGRPPYGDGSFPAIAYRTVHGDIDLGGVDAGLAEIITACAQRDPARRPAPEEIVEMCQSHTSLANDPAYRRIAAADPTDGLPVLPPAPTVLDSPSDSPGVTLAVAPTHPATARTAPTPPPGPTAVQPTDIVAASPRPAPPVVPSGEAGGNRRRRRRIAGAVAAVAVVCAVGATLQVLQPWHGTEGTDGTKAGAKAGATPSETAAAAPGDNAEAPAGSVPEAEKEEELPEERVIDSPMRLQPGEEISAARIRLVFQRDGGLVAYDEANQARWDTWASGPGTRADFQPDGNFVLYDAEDQAVWASQTDGHENAVLKLQSDGNITVVDGDVVLWAAGTNH; via the coding sequence GTGCAACCCCTCACCGACTCAGATCCGGCCCGGATCAGTCGCTACCGTCTCGCCGGCCGCCTCGGGGCGGGAGGTATGGGCTCCGTCTACCTCGGCAGCACACCCGGGGGCCGACCGGTCGCCATCAAGGTCATCGGTGACCAGTTCCAGTACGAGGAACAGGCGCTGGAGCGGTTCCGCCGCGAAGTGGGCACCTTGCGCACCATGCGCAGCGCCTACAGCGCTTCGCTCATCGACTCCGGTCTGGACGCCCCGCCGTACTGGTTCGCCACCGAGTACGTGCCCGGCCGGACCCTGCACTCCGCCGTGCGTGCGTCCGGCGCGCTGCCCGCCCAGCTCTGCCTCGGTCTCATGGCCGCGCTGGCCGAGGGGCTGTCGGACATCCACGTCCACGGAATCCTGCACCGGGATGTGAAGCCGCAGAACATCATCCTCTCTCCGGTCGGCCCGCAGCTCATCGATTTCGGCATCGCCCGGGAAACCGGGCAGGCCGCTCTGACCCAGGTCGGCCACACTGCCGGGAGTCCGGGGTTCACCTCCCCCGAGGCGCTGCAGGGAGAGGAAGTCGGCGTCGCCGCCGACGTCTTCGCGCTGGGTGCCACCCTGGCCTTCGCCGCCACCGGCCGCCCCCCGTACGGTGACGGATCCTTCCCGGCAATCGCCTACCGCACCGTGCACGGCGACATCGACCTGGGCGGGGTCGACGCCGGACTGGCCGAAATCATCACGGCCTGCGCACAGCGGGACCCGGCCCGGCGGCCGGCGCCTGAGGAGATCGTGGAGATGTGCCAGTCGCACACCTCCCTGGCGAATGATCCGGCCTACCGACGGATCGCCGCCGCCGACCCGACGGACGGCCTGCCTGTTCTCCCCCCTGCCCCCACGGTCCTGGACTCCCCTTCGGATTCCCCGGGCGTCACACTCGCGGTGGCTCCGACACACCCGGCCACCGCCCGTACGGCACCTACCCCTCCTCCGGGGCCGACGGCAGTGCAGCCGACCGACATCGTGGCGGCGTCCCCCCGGCCAGCGCCCCCCGTCGTGCCGTCCGGCGAGGCCGGCGGAAACCGTCGGCGGCGACGCAGGATCGCCGGGGCCGTGGCCGCTGTCGCGGTGGTGTGCGCGGTCGGCGCGACCCTGCAGGTGCTCCAGCCCTGGCATGGCACGGAGGGGACCGACGGGACGAAGGCAGGGGCGAAGGCAGGGGCGACGCCGTCGGAGACGGCGGCCGCAGCCCCGGGCGACAACGCGGAGGCGCCGGCTGGCAGCGTTCCGGAGGCCGAGAAGGAAGAGGAACTGCCCGAGGAACGGGTGATCGACTCGCCGATGAGACTGCAGCCCGGTGAGGAGATCTCCGCGGCCAGGATCCGGCTGGTCTTCCAGCGCGACGGCGGTCTTGTCGCCTACGACGAGGCGAACCAGGCGCGCTGGGACACCTGGGCCAGCGGCCCCGGCACACGAGCCGACTTCCAGCCCGACGGAAACTTCGTCCTCTACGACGCGGAGGACCAGGCCGTGTGGGCGAGCCAGACCGATGGGCACGAGAACGCGGTGCTGAAACTCCAGAGCGACGGGAACATCACCGTCGTCGACGGTGATGTCGTCCTCTGGGCCGCGGGAACGAATCACTGA